A window of the Vanessa tameamea isolate UH-Manoa-2023 chromosome 22, ilVanTame1 primary haplotype, whole genome shotgun sequence genome harbors these coding sequences:
- the LOC113402273 gene encoding protein mab-21 has product MLVPPEMMAAQSKLVYQMNKYYNERVANRKAQIAKTIHEVCRIVQDVLKEVELQEPRFISSLTDYNGRFDGLEVVSPHEFEIIIYLNQMGVLNFVDDGSLPGCAVLKLSDGRKRSMSLWVEFITASGYLSARKIRSRFQTLVAQACDKCSYRDCVKMIAETTEVKLRIRERYIVQITPAFKCAGLWPRSAAHWPLPTIPWPHPNIVAEVKTEGFDLLSKECLTLQGKNSAMEGDAWVLSFFEAENRLLQGGCRRKCLSILKTIRDRHLDLPGNPVTCYHMKTLLLYECEKHPREHEWDEAAIGDRINGIFLQLISSLQCRRCPHYFLPHVDLFKGKSPTAMENAAKQVWRLTREMLTNSRAFEKL; this is encoded by the coding sequence ATGCTAGTGCCACCTGAGATGATGGCGGCTCAATCGAAACTAGTCTACCAGATGAATAAGTACTACAACGAGCGCGTTGCGAACCGCAAGGCGCAAATCGCCAAGACCATCCATGAAGTCTGCAGGATAGTGCAGGATGTCTTAAAGGAAGTCGAACTGCAGGAGCCGAGATTTATATCCTCCCTGACTGACTACAATGGCCGATTCGATGGTCTCGAGGTGGTCTCGCCTCACGAATTCGAGATCATTATCTACCTGAATCAGATGGGAGTTTTGAATTTCGTCGACGATGGCTCTCTGCCCGGCTGTGCTGTGCTTAAGCTCAGCGATGGCAGGAAGCGCTCCATGTCCCTGTGGGTTGAGTTTATCACCGCTTCGGGATATTTGTCGGCGCGTAAGATTAGGTCAAGGTTCCAGACTTTGGTCGCTCAGGCTTGCGATAAGTGCTCCTATCGTGATTGTGTGAAGATGATCGCGGAGACCACGGAAGTGAAACTCCGTATTCGAGAAAGATACATAGTGCAGATAACACCGGCTTTCAAATGTGCAGGTCTATGGCCCAGGTCGGCAGCGCACTGGCCTCTGCCGACGATACCGTGGCCGCATCCGAATATAGTGGCCGAAGTTAAAACAGAGGGCTTCGACCTACTATCGAAAGAGTGTCTTACTTTACAAGGCAAGAACTCAGCGATGGAAGGCGATGCGTGGGTTTTGAGTTTCTTCGAAGCCGAGAACCGTCTTCTTCAGGGCGGCTGTCGTCGAAAATGCTTAAGTATATTGAAAACTATCAGGGATAGACATCTGGATCTGCCCGGGAACCCGGTCACGTGCTACCACATGAAGACGCTCCTGCTGTACGAGTGTGAGAAACACCCGCGAGAACACGAGTGGGACGAGGCCGCTATCGGGGACCGGATAAACGGGATCTTCCTTCAGCTGATATCTTCGCTGCAGTGCCGGAGGTGTCCGCACTACTTCCTTCCTCACGTCGACTTGTTCAAAGGGAAGTCTCCTACCGCTATGGAGAACGCCGCGAAGCAAGTGTGGCGGTTGACGAGAGAGATGCTCACGAATTCAAGGGCCTTCGAAAAGCTGTGA